From one Octopus bimaculoides isolate UCB-OBI-ISO-001 chromosome 1, ASM119413v2, whole genome shotgun sequence genomic stretch:
- the LOC106867718 gene encoding hepatocyte nuclear factor 4-gamma isoform X4, with the protein MPISEFDASYWFADSPDMNSQLLNGIPTLNSGSSVQSVASNLPAVNVSQFCAICGDRATGKHYGASSCDGCKGFFRRSVRKNHVYTCRFARNCVVDKDKRNQCRYCRLRKCFRAGMRKEAVQNERDRISIRRTSYEDLGTSSSLSISSLLNAELMSREVISQPNTDNLASKKMATPNDVCESMKQQLLVLVEWAKYIPCFGELQLDDQVALLRAHAGEHLLLGVARRSLQLKDVLLLGNDSVISRHVANTEMSHICGRVIDEIVKPLQEVDIDDSEFACLKGIIFFDPGARGLIDSHRIKTYRCQAQVNLEDYINDRQYECRGRFGEILLILPVLQSITWQMIEQIQMAKIFGVAKIDNLLQEMLLGGANSEIGHSSAAVSAVSLQPHLLSNPSFPDQLGNQAVENIINGQNGDSQIILQDTVGSSNSLDTSPFSQSPLTCSSPLSNDCSITVNIHDQHPHQTLTDPHDTSLTPSSMQVESQFKLGNLTNHNQTPSHFKQEVGV; encoded by the exons ATTCTCCCGATATGAACAGCCAACTTTTAAATGGCATACCAACTTTGAATTCTGGATCTTCTGTTCAATCAGTTGCATCAAACTTGCCAGCAGTCAATGTCAGTCAATTTTGTGCAATTTGTGGAGACCGAGCTACTGGAAAACATTATGGAGCTTCCAGCTGTGATGGCTGTAAAGGATTTTTTAGACGAAGTGTGAGGAAAaatcatgtgtatacatgtcGCTTTGCTCGAAACTGTGTTGTGGATAAGGATAAAAGAAACCAATGTCGCTACTGTCGACTGAGGAAATGTTTTCGAGCTGGAATGAGGAAAGAAG CGGTACAGAATGAAAGAGATCGCATCAGCATTCGGCGAACAAGTTATGAAGATCTGGGCACCAGCTCATCTTTATCAATTTCTTCACTTTTAAATGCTGAGTTAATGTCAAGAGAA GTAATAAGTCAACCAAACACAGATAACTTAGCAAGTAAAAAGATGGCTACACCAAATGATGTCTGCGAGTCCATGAAACAACAACTACTGGTTTTAGTTGAATGGGCTAAATACATTCCATGTTTTGGAGAACTACAGCTAGATGATCAG gTAGCTTTATTACGGGCTCATGCAGGAGAACACCTTCTGTTAGGTGTTGCCAGACGTTCATTACAACTGAAAGATGTTTTACTTCTAGGAAATGATTCTGTGATTTCTCGACATGTAGCAAATACTGAAATGTCACATATTTGTGGCAGAGTGATTGATGAAATTGTAAAGCCTTTGCAAGAAGTAGATATTGATGACTCGGAATTTGCATGTCTTAAAGGAATCATATTCTTTGATCCAG gTGCCAGAGGTTTAATTGACAGCCACCGAATAAAAACGTATCGATGCCAAGCTCAAGTGAATCTTGAAGATTATATCAATGACAGACAATATGAATGCCGTGGTCGATTTGGAGAAATTTTGCTTATTTTACCTGTCTTACAGAGCATAACTTGGCAGATGATAGAACAGATTCAGATGGCCAAAATATTTGGGGTAGCTAAAATAGACAATCTTCTTCAAGAAATGTTACTTGGAg GAGCAAATAGTGAAATTGGACATTCCTCAGCAGCGGTTTCAGCAGTTAGTCTTCAACCTCATTTATTATCAAATCCCAGTTTTCCTGACCAGCTTGGAAATCAAGCTGTGGAGAACATTATTAATGGTCAGAATGGTGATTCCCAAATAATTCTTCAAGACACAGTTGGCAGCAGCAATTCACTTGACACTTCCCCTTTTAGCCAGTCACCTCTGACCTGCAGTAGTCCTCTGTCTAATGACTGTTCAATCACAGTTAATATACACGACCAGCATCCTCATCAAACACTCACGGATCCTCATGATACTTCACTGACACCTTCCAGTATGCAAGTTGAGTCTCAGTTCAAATTAGGGAACTTGACCAATCATAATCAGACTCCTTCTCATTTTAAGCAAGAAGTTGGTGTTTGA
- the LOC106867718 gene encoding hepatocyte nuclear factor 4-gamma isoform X1, translated as MNSTEELPSVSIECLQHLNLHPKKSWLGKLPADIFFVDSPDMNSQLLNGIPTLNSGSSVQSVASNLPAVNVSQFCAICGDRATGKHYGASSCDGCKGFFRRSVRKNHVYTCRFARNCVVDKDKRNQCRYCRLRKCFRAGMRKEAVQNERDRISIRRTSYEDLGTSSSLSISSLLNAELMSREVISQPNTDNLASKKMATPNDVCESMKQQLLVLVEWAKYIPCFGELQLDDQVALLRAHAGEHLLLGVARRSLQLKDVLLLGNDSVISRHVANTEMSHICGRVIDEIVKPLQEVDIDDSEFACLKGIIFFDPGARGLIDSHRIKTYRCQAQVNLEDYINDRQYECRGRFGEILLILPVLQSITWQMIEQIQMAKIFGVAKIDNLLQEMLLGGANSEIGHSSAAVSAVSLQPHLLSNPSFPDQLGNQAVENIINGQNGDSQIILQDTVGSSNSLDTSPFSQSPLTCSSPLSNDCSITVNIHDQHPHQTLTDPHDTSLTPSSMQVESQFKLGNLTNHNQTPSHFKQEVGV; from the exons ATTCTCCCGATATGAACAGCCAACTTTTAAATGGCATACCAACTTTGAATTCTGGATCTTCTGTTCAATCAGTTGCATCAAACTTGCCAGCAGTCAATGTCAGTCAATTTTGTGCAATTTGTGGAGACCGAGCTACTGGAAAACATTATGGAGCTTCCAGCTGTGATGGCTGTAAAGGATTTTTTAGACGAAGTGTGAGGAAAaatcatgtgtatacatgtcGCTTTGCTCGAAACTGTGTTGTGGATAAGGATAAAAGAAACCAATGTCGCTACTGTCGACTGAGGAAATGTTTTCGAGCTGGAATGAGGAAAGAAG CGGTACAGAATGAAAGAGATCGCATCAGCATTCGGCGAACAAGTTATGAAGATCTGGGCACCAGCTCATCTTTATCAATTTCTTCACTTTTAAATGCTGAGTTAATGTCAAGAGAA GTAATAAGTCAACCAAACACAGATAACTTAGCAAGTAAAAAGATGGCTACACCAAATGATGTCTGCGAGTCCATGAAACAACAACTACTGGTTTTAGTTGAATGGGCTAAATACATTCCATGTTTTGGAGAACTACAGCTAGATGATCAG gTAGCTTTATTACGGGCTCATGCAGGAGAACACCTTCTGTTAGGTGTTGCCAGACGTTCATTACAACTGAAAGATGTTTTACTTCTAGGAAATGATTCTGTGATTTCTCGACATGTAGCAAATACTGAAATGTCACATATTTGTGGCAGAGTGATTGATGAAATTGTAAAGCCTTTGCAAGAAGTAGATATTGATGACTCGGAATTTGCATGTCTTAAAGGAATCATATTCTTTGATCCAG gTGCCAGAGGTTTAATTGACAGCCACCGAATAAAAACGTATCGATGCCAAGCTCAAGTGAATCTTGAAGATTATATCAATGACAGACAATATGAATGCCGTGGTCGATTTGGAGAAATTTTGCTTATTTTACCTGTCTTACAGAGCATAACTTGGCAGATGATAGAACAGATTCAGATGGCCAAAATATTTGGGGTAGCTAAAATAGACAATCTTCTTCAAGAAATGTTACTTGGAg GAGCAAATAGTGAAATTGGACATTCCTCAGCAGCGGTTTCAGCAGTTAGTCTTCAACCTCATTTATTATCAAATCCCAGTTTTCCTGACCAGCTTGGAAATCAAGCTGTGGAGAACATTATTAATGGTCAGAATGGTGATTCCCAAATAATTCTTCAAGACACAGTTGGCAGCAGCAATTCACTTGACACTTCCCCTTTTAGCCAGTCACCTCTGACCTGCAGTAGTCCTCTGTCTAATGACTGTTCAATCACAGTTAATATACACGACCAGCATCCTCATCAAACACTCACGGATCCTCATGATACTTCACTGACACCTTCCAGTATGCAAGTTGAGTCTCAGTTCAAATTAGGGAACTTGACCAATCATAATCAGACTCCTTCTCATTTTAAGCAAGAAGTTGGTGTTTGA
- the LOC106867718 gene encoding hepatocyte nuclear factor 4-gamma isoform X2, which yields MSSLLMDCQEYIDPLSTPRMLHWNYNQDDSPDMNSQLLNGIPTLNSGSSVQSVASNLPAVNVSQFCAICGDRATGKHYGASSCDGCKGFFRRSVRKNHVYTCRFARNCVVDKDKRNQCRYCRLRKCFRAGMRKEAVQNERDRISIRRTSYEDLGTSSSLSISSLLNAELMSREVISQPNTDNLASKKMATPNDVCESMKQQLLVLVEWAKYIPCFGELQLDDQVALLRAHAGEHLLLGVARRSLQLKDVLLLGNDSVISRHVANTEMSHICGRVIDEIVKPLQEVDIDDSEFACLKGIIFFDPGARGLIDSHRIKTYRCQAQVNLEDYINDRQYECRGRFGEILLILPVLQSITWQMIEQIQMAKIFGVAKIDNLLQEMLLGGANSEIGHSSAAVSAVSLQPHLLSNPSFPDQLGNQAVENIINGQNGDSQIILQDTVGSSNSLDTSPFSQSPLTCSSPLSNDCSITVNIHDQHPHQTLTDPHDTSLTPSSMQVESQFKLGNLTNHNQTPSHFKQEVGV from the exons ATTCTCCCGATATGAACAGCCAACTTTTAAATGGCATACCAACTTTGAATTCTGGATCTTCTGTTCAATCAGTTGCATCAAACTTGCCAGCAGTCAATGTCAGTCAATTTTGTGCAATTTGTGGAGACCGAGCTACTGGAAAACATTATGGAGCTTCCAGCTGTGATGGCTGTAAAGGATTTTTTAGACGAAGTGTGAGGAAAaatcatgtgtatacatgtcGCTTTGCTCGAAACTGTGTTGTGGATAAGGATAAAAGAAACCAATGTCGCTACTGTCGACTGAGGAAATGTTTTCGAGCTGGAATGAGGAAAGAAG CGGTACAGAATGAAAGAGATCGCATCAGCATTCGGCGAACAAGTTATGAAGATCTGGGCACCAGCTCATCTTTATCAATTTCTTCACTTTTAAATGCTGAGTTAATGTCAAGAGAA GTAATAAGTCAACCAAACACAGATAACTTAGCAAGTAAAAAGATGGCTACACCAAATGATGTCTGCGAGTCCATGAAACAACAACTACTGGTTTTAGTTGAATGGGCTAAATACATTCCATGTTTTGGAGAACTACAGCTAGATGATCAG gTAGCTTTATTACGGGCTCATGCAGGAGAACACCTTCTGTTAGGTGTTGCCAGACGTTCATTACAACTGAAAGATGTTTTACTTCTAGGAAATGATTCTGTGATTTCTCGACATGTAGCAAATACTGAAATGTCACATATTTGTGGCAGAGTGATTGATGAAATTGTAAAGCCTTTGCAAGAAGTAGATATTGATGACTCGGAATTTGCATGTCTTAAAGGAATCATATTCTTTGATCCAG gTGCCAGAGGTTTAATTGACAGCCACCGAATAAAAACGTATCGATGCCAAGCTCAAGTGAATCTTGAAGATTATATCAATGACAGACAATATGAATGCCGTGGTCGATTTGGAGAAATTTTGCTTATTTTACCTGTCTTACAGAGCATAACTTGGCAGATGATAGAACAGATTCAGATGGCCAAAATATTTGGGGTAGCTAAAATAGACAATCTTCTTCAAGAAATGTTACTTGGAg GAGCAAATAGTGAAATTGGACATTCCTCAGCAGCGGTTTCAGCAGTTAGTCTTCAACCTCATTTATTATCAAATCCCAGTTTTCCTGACCAGCTTGGAAATCAAGCTGTGGAGAACATTATTAATGGTCAGAATGGTGATTCCCAAATAATTCTTCAAGACACAGTTGGCAGCAGCAATTCACTTGACACTTCCCCTTTTAGCCAGTCACCTCTGACCTGCAGTAGTCCTCTGTCTAATGACTGTTCAATCACAGTTAATATACACGACCAGCATCCTCATCAAACACTCACGGATCCTCATGATACTTCACTGACACCTTCCAGTATGCAAGTTGAGTCTCAGTTCAAATTAGGGAACTTGACCAATCATAATCAGACTCCTTCTCATTTTAAGCAAGAAGTTGGTGTTTGA
- the LOC106867718 gene encoding hepatocyte nuclear factor 4-gamma isoform X6: MNSQLLNGIPTLNSGSSVQSVASNLPAVNVSQFCAICGDRATGKHYGASSCDGCKGFFRRSVRKNHVYTCRFARNCVVDKDKRNQCRYCRLRKCFRAGMRKEAVQNERDRISIRRTSYEDLGTSSSLSISSLLNAELMSREVISQPNTDNLASKKMATPNDVCESMKQQLLVLVEWAKYIPCFGELQLDDQVALLRAHAGEHLLLGVARRSLQLKDVLLLGNDSVISRHVANTEMSHICGRVIDEIVKPLQEVDIDDSEFACLKGIIFFDPGARGLIDSHRIKTYRCQAQVNLEDYINDRQYECRGRFGEILLILPVLQSITWQMIEQIQMAKIFGVAKIDNLLQEMLLGGANSEIGHSSAAVSAVSLQPHLLSNPSFPDQLGNQAVENIINGQNGDSQIILQDTVGSSNSLDTSPFSQSPLTCSSPLSNDCSITVNIHDQHPHQTLTDPHDTSLTPSSMQVESQFKLGNLTNHNQTPSHFKQEVGV; the protein is encoded by the exons ATGAACAGCCAACTTTTAAATGGCATACCAACTTTGAATTCTGGATCTTCTGTTCAATCAGTTGCATCAAACTTGCCAGCAGTCAATGTCAGTCAATTTTGTGCAATTTGTGGAGACCGAGCTACTGGAAAACATTATGGAGCTTCCAGCTGTGATGGCTGTAAAGGATTTTTTAGACGAAGTGTGAGGAAAaatcatgtgtatacatgtcGCTTTGCTCGAAACTGTGTTGTGGATAAGGATAAAAGAAACCAATGTCGCTACTGTCGACTGAGGAAATGTTTTCGAGCTGGAATGAGGAAAGAAG CGGTACAGAATGAAAGAGATCGCATCAGCATTCGGCGAACAAGTTATGAAGATCTGGGCACCAGCTCATCTTTATCAATTTCTTCACTTTTAAATGCTGAGTTAATGTCAAGAGAA GTAATAAGTCAACCAAACACAGATAACTTAGCAAGTAAAAAGATGGCTACACCAAATGATGTCTGCGAGTCCATGAAACAACAACTACTGGTTTTAGTTGAATGGGCTAAATACATTCCATGTTTTGGAGAACTACAGCTAGATGATCAG gTAGCTTTATTACGGGCTCATGCAGGAGAACACCTTCTGTTAGGTGTTGCCAGACGTTCATTACAACTGAAAGATGTTTTACTTCTAGGAAATGATTCTGTGATTTCTCGACATGTAGCAAATACTGAAATGTCACATATTTGTGGCAGAGTGATTGATGAAATTGTAAAGCCTTTGCAAGAAGTAGATATTGATGACTCGGAATTTGCATGTCTTAAAGGAATCATATTCTTTGATCCAG gTGCCAGAGGTTTAATTGACAGCCACCGAATAAAAACGTATCGATGCCAAGCTCAAGTGAATCTTGAAGATTATATCAATGACAGACAATATGAATGCCGTGGTCGATTTGGAGAAATTTTGCTTATTTTACCTGTCTTACAGAGCATAACTTGGCAGATGATAGAACAGATTCAGATGGCCAAAATATTTGGGGTAGCTAAAATAGACAATCTTCTTCAAGAAATGTTACTTGGAg GAGCAAATAGTGAAATTGGACATTCCTCAGCAGCGGTTTCAGCAGTTAGTCTTCAACCTCATTTATTATCAAATCCCAGTTTTCCTGACCAGCTTGGAAATCAAGCTGTGGAGAACATTATTAATGGTCAGAATGGTGATTCCCAAATAATTCTTCAAGACACAGTTGGCAGCAGCAATTCACTTGACACTTCCCCTTTTAGCCAGTCACCTCTGACCTGCAGTAGTCCTCTGTCTAATGACTGTTCAATCACAGTTAATATACACGACCAGCATCCTCATCAAACACTCACGGATCCTCATGATACTTCACTGACACCTTCCAGTATGCAAGTTGAGTCTCAGTTCAAATTAGGGAACTTGACCAATCATAATCAGACTCCTTCTCATTTTAAGCAAGAAGTTGGTGTTTGA
- the LOC106867718 gene encoding hepatocyte nuclear factor 4-gamma isoform X3 yields the protein MGPVLQIRVSSSDDDSDSPDMNSQLLNGIPTLNSGSSVQSVASNLPAVNVSQFCAICGDRATGKHYGASSCDGCKGFFRRSVRKNHVYTCRFARNCVVDKDKRNQCRYCRLRKCFRAGMRKEAVQNERDRISIRRTSYEDLGTSSSLSISSLLNAELMSREVISQPNTDNLASKKMATPNDVCESMKQQLLVLVEWAKYIPCFGELQLDDQVALLRAHAGEHLLLGVARRSLQLKDVLLLGNDSVISRHVANTEMSHICGRVIDEIVKPLQEVDIDDSEFACLKGIIFFDPGARGLIDSHRIKTYRCQAQVNLEDYINDRQYECRGRFGEILLILPVLQSITWQMIEQIQMAKIFGVAKIDNLLQEMLLGGANSEIGHSSAAVSAVSLQPHLLSNPSFPDQLGNQAVENIINGQNGDSQIILQDTVGSSNSLDTSPFSQSPLTCSSPLSNDCSITVNIHDQHPHQTLTDPHDTSLTPSSMQVESQFKLGNLTNHNQTPSHFKQEVGV from the exons ATTCTCCCGATATGAACAGCCAACTTTTAAATGGCATACCAACTTTGAATTCTGGATCTTCTGTTCAATCAGTTGCATCAAACTTGCCAGCAGTCAATGTCAGTCAATTTTGTGCAATTTGTGGAGACCGAGCTACTGGAAAACATTATGGAGCTTCCAGCTGTGATGGCTGTAAAGGATTTTTTAGACGAAGTGTGAGGAAAaatcatgtgtatacatgtcGCTTTGCTCGAAACTGTGTTGTGGATAAGGATAAAAGAAACCAATGTCGCTACTGTCGACTGAGGAAATGTTTTCGAGCTGGAATGAGGAAAGAAG CGGTACAGAATGAAAGAGATCGCATCAGCATTCGGCGAACAAGTTATGAAGATCTGGGCACCAGCTCATCTTTATCAATTTCTTCACTTTTAAATGCTGAGTTAATGTCAAGAGAA GTAATAAGTCAACCAAACACAGATAACTTAGCAAGTAAAAAGATGGCTACACCAAATGATGTCTGCGAGTCCATGAAACAACAACTACTGGTTTTAGTTGAATGGGCTAAATACATTCCATGTTTTGGAGAACTACAGCTAGATGATCAG gTAGCTTTATTACGGGCTCATGCAGGAGAACACCTTCTGTTAGGTGTTGCCAGACGTTCATTACAACTGAAAGATGTTTTACTTCTAGGAAATGATTCTGTGATTTCTCGACATGTAGCAAATACTGAAATGTCACATATTTGTGGCAGAGTGATTGATGAAATTGTAAAGCCTTTGCAAGAAGTAGATATTGATGACTCGGAATTTGCATGTCTTAAAGGAATCATATTCTTTGATCCAG gTGCCAGAGGTTTAATTGACAGCCACCGAATAAAAACGTATCGATGCCAAGCTCAAGTGAATCTTGAAGATTATATCAATGACAGACAATATGAATGCCGTGGTCGATTTGGAGAAATTTTGCTTATTTTACCTGTCTTACAGAGCATAACTTGGCAGATGATAGAACAGATTCAGATGGCCAAAATATTTGGGGTAGCTAAAATAGACAATCTTCTTCAAGAAATGTTACTTGGAg GAGCAAATAGTGAAATTGGACATTCCTCAGCAGCGGTTTCAGCAGTTAGTCTTCAACCTCATTTATTATCAAATCCCAGTTTTCCTGACCAGCTTGGAAATCAAGCTGTGGAGAACATTATTAATGGTCAGAATGGTGATTCCCAAATAATTCTTCAAGACACAGTTGGCAGCAGCAATTCACTTGACACTTCCCCTTTTAGCCAGTCACCTCTGACCTGCAGTAGTCCTCTGTCTAATGACTGTTCAATCACAGTTAATATACACGACCAGCATCCTCATCAAACACTCACGGATCCTCATGATACTTCACTGACACCTTCCAGTATGCAAGTTGAGTCTCAGTTCAAATTAGGGAACTTGACCAATCATAATCAGACTCCTTCTCATTTTAAGCAAGAAGTTGGTGTTTGA
- the LOC106867718 gene encoding hepatocyte nuclear factor 4-gamma isoform X5: protein MSPILFQLIDSPDMNSQLLNGIPTLNSGSSVQSVASNLPAVNVSQFCAICGDRATGKHYGASSCDGCKGFFRRSVRKNHVYTCRFARNCVVDKDKRNQCRYCRLRKCFRAGMRKEAVQNERDRISIRRTSYEDLGTSSSLSISSLLNAELMSREVISQPNTDNLASKKMATPNDVCESMKQQLLVLVEWAKYIPCFGELQLDDQVALLRAHAGEHLLLGVARRSLQLKDVLLLGNDSVISRHVANTEMSHICGRVIDEIVKPLQEVDIDDSEFACLKGIIFFDPGARGLIDSHRIKTYRCQAQVNLEDYINDRQYECRGRFGEILLILPVLQSITWQMIEQIQMAKIFGVAKIDNLLQEMLLGGANSEIGHSSAAVSAVSLQPHLLSNPSFPDQLGNQAVENIINGQNGDSQIILQDTVGSSNSLDTSPFSQSPLTCSSPLSNDCSITVNIHDQHPHQTLTDPHDTSLTPSSMQVESQFKLGNLTNHNQTPSHFKQEVGV, encoded by the exons ATTCTCCCGATATGAACAGCCAACTTTTAAATGGCATACCAACTTTGAATTCTGGATCTTCTGTTCAATCAGTTGCATCAAACTTGCCAGCAGTCAATGTCAGTCAATTTTGTGCAATTTGTGGAGACCGAGCTACTGGAAAACATTATGGAGCTTCCAGCTGTGATGGCTGTAAAGGATTTTTTAGACGAAGTGTGAGGAAAaatcatgtgtatacatgtcGCTTTGCTCGAAACTGTGTTGTGGATAAGGATAAAAGAAACCAATGTCGCTACTGTCGACTGAGGAAATGTTTTCGAGCTGGAATGAGGAAAGAAG CGGTACAGAATGAAAGAGATCGCATCAGCATTCGGCGAACAAGTTATGAAGATCTGGGCACCAGCTCATCTTTATCAATTTCTTCACTTTTAAATGCTGAGTTAATGTCAAGAGAA GTAATAAGTCAACCAAACACAGATAACTTAGCAAGTAAAAAGATGGCTACACCAAATGATGTCTGCGAGTCCATGAAACAACAACTACTGGTTTTAGTTGAATGGGCTAAATACATTCCATGTTTTGGAGAACTACAGCTAGATGATCAG gTAGCTTTATTACGGGCTCATGCAGGAGAACACCTTCTGTTAGGTGTTGCCAGACGTTCATTACAACTGAAAGATGTTTTACTTCTAGGAAATGATTCTGTGATTTCTCGACATGTAGCAAATACTGAAATGTCACATATTTGTGGCAGAGTGATTGATGAAATTGTAAAGCCTTTGCAAGAAGTAGATATTGATGACTCGGAATTTGCATGTCTTAAAGGAATCATATTCTTTGATCCAG gTGCCAGAGGTTTAATTGACAGCCACCGAATAAAAACGTATCGATGCCAAGCTCAAGTGAATCTTGAAGATTATATCAATGACAGACAATATGAATGCCGTGGTCGATTTGGAGAAATTTTGCTTATTTTACCTGTCTTACAGAGCATAACTTGGCAGATGATAGAACAGATTCAGATGGCCAAAATATTTGGGGTAGCTAAAATAGACAATCTTCTTCAAGAAATGTTACTTGGAg GAGCAAATAGTGAAATTGGACATTCCTCAGCAGCGGTTTCAGCAGTTAGTCTTCAACCTCATTTATTATCAAATCCCAGTTTTCCTGACCAGCTTGGAAATCAAGCTGTGGAGAACATTATTAATGGTCAGAATGGTGATTCCCAAATAATTCTTCAAGACACAGTTGGCAGCAGCAATTCACTTGACACTTCCCCTTTTAGCCAGTCACCTCTGACCTGCAGTAGTCCTCTGTCTAATGACTGTTCAATCACAGTTAATATACACGACCAGCATCCTCATCAAACACTCACGGATCCTCATGATACTTCACTGACACCTTCCAGTATGCAAGTTGAGTCTCAGTTCAAATTAGGGAACTTGACCAATCATAATCAGACTCCTTCTCATTTTAAGCAAGAAGTTGGTGTTTGA